The Calliphora vicina chromosome 3, idCalVici1.1, whole genome shotgun sequence genome contains a region encoding:
- the LOC135955500 gene encoding uncharacterized protein LOC135955500: protein MANKKKKETTESERKIILHLHNQGKSYADIVEIMERSRFIIWSIVQRFKATSTLESAKHTGRPRFLSERKYSHIIKKVKLCPKISPTQVAAEIKEEFGKEVHAARARRVLQKTNYSCRIARRKPFISSVNQKKRLEYAV from the coding sequence atggctaacaaaaaaaaaaaggaaacaacagAATCTGAGCGCAAAATCATCCTTCACTTGcacaatcaaggaaaatcatatgCTGATATTGTAGAGATTATGGAAAGAAGCCGTTTTATAATTTGGAGTATCGTGCAACGTTTTAAGGCAACGTCAACACTTGAAAGTGCTAAACATACAGGTCGTCCTAGATTCTTAAGTGAGCGTAAATACAGCCATATAATCAAAAAGGTCAAGTTATGTCCAAAAATATCTCCAACACAGGTTGCTGCAGAGATTAAGGAAGAGTTTGGGAAAGAAGTTCACGCAGCAAGAGCCAGAAGAGTGCTCCAAAAGACAAACTATAGTTGTCGTATTGCTAGGcgtaaaccatttatttcatcTGTGAACCAAAAGAAGCGTTTAGAATATGCCGTTTAG